One genomic segment of Candidatus Kryptonium sp. includes these proteins:
- a CDS encoding NAD-dependent deacylase, translating to MFSEKLIQKLKSAKSVVVLTGAGISAESGVPTFRGQEGLWKKFKPEELATFDAFIRNPELVWEWYNYRRKLILEVKPNPGHYALVELENILPNFTLITQNVDNLHRRAGSKNVIELHGNIEKNYCIKCGKRYDDVNLALEMKVPKCECGGLIRPDVVWFGEMLPIDAWDKAEESASNCDVFFSIGTSGVVYPAASLPQIAKRSGAYTVEINIERTDLSWFMDEVIIGKSGEVLPELVKKLKEKSEESV from the coding sequence ATGTTTTCTGAAAAACTGATTCAAAAGCTAAAATCTGCAAAATCAGTCGTTGTCCTTACTGGAGCTGGTATCTCTGCCGAAAGCGGGGTTCCAACTTTCAGAGGACAGGAAGGTTTGTGGAAAAAATTCAAGCCAGAAGAACTTGCAACTTTTGATGCTTTCATTCGTAATCCTGAACTCGTCTGGGAATGGTATAATTACAGAAGGAAACTCATTTTGGAAGTTAAGCCAAATCCAGGGCATTATGCACTTGTTGAACTTGAGAACATATTGCCAAACTTTACGCTTATAACTCAGAATGTTGATAACCTTCATCGCAGAGCCGGAAGTAAAAATGTAATTGAGCTTCACGGAAACATTGAAAAAAATTACTGCATTAAATGCGGCAAAAGATACGATGATGTAAATCTTGCGCTTGAGATGAAGGTACCAAAGTGCGAGTGTGGTGGGTTGATAAGACCTGATGTTGTTTGGTTTGGTGAGATGCTTCCAATTGATGCTTGGGATAAAGCTGAAGAATCCGCATCAAATTGTGATGTTTTCTTCTCAATTGGAACATCAGGAGTTGTTTATCCAGCCGCTTCACTTCCTCAAATTGCGAAAAGAAGTGGTGCATATACTGTTGAAATCAACATAGAACGAACTGATTTATCTTGGTTTATGGATGAGGTGATAATTGGAAAATCGGGTGAAGTTCTACCAGAACTTGTTAAGAAATTAAAGGAAAAAAGTGAGGAATCGGTTTGA
- a CDS encoding TonB-dependent receptor, translating into MRSVLFLLMLSALFENLLGQELTLTGYVFDENKNPIVNASIELTQGNFRSGAITDSLGVFRLKVKPGKVKISVKHLSFKELDEILYVYADTSIFLQMTNRVIKFDEITISATRYQSNISKVSNFVEIIDSETFQITSYTSIADILKRATSVYVRDYGGTPSTLKTISLRGTGSEHTVFLLNGIRISSYQNGVLDLSLVPLDVIERIEIIHSNLSSLYGADAIGGVVNIITKTKSDDVGVNFGFDSFGLRKFNARVSGGIGNLSYLSSFSRTYGSGNFSYKYRFGKEYITLRRKNSHFSNSDIYFVLSNQSLSISAFYVRSNRGIPAQVTKFDPTSTAWQFDEDLNVSISTLKTFANLVLKATAMFKSSYQRYVNNDLIIAGSGIDSYLRNLFYSAVLNSIFKFGSDFIVSSGIETSFGIGEGNSFQKARRLNLAVFLTGEKEFKMPVLPTFRIYPMLRNDYFSDFGNRFVYKFGVNFETLRKPSLNVKFSYGTSFRAPTFNDLYWHGAGNRELKPEKSKGYDVGFIMIANLKSNIIRETRFEVAFFDLNIDDRIVWLPSKENQSIWRPINIDRVRSTGFQISGEVNLFKSFLVSGNFSAVRSIRVNKRRDDDATHNKFLIYIPTSSGNIRAELNFDKIFFVLYGNYVGIRYTTEMNDRWLQPYFVVDFTTGLNLQTRFVNSKLKITVKNIFNENYETMVGYPMPLRSFMFEISALINSNKNKKDQEK; encoded by the coding sequence ATGCGTTCCGTTTTATTTCTCCTAATGCTATCGGCGCTTTTTGAAAATCTTTTGGGACAAGAGTTGACTTTAACAGGTTATGTGTTTGATGAAAACAAGAACCCTATTGTTAATGCCAGTATTGAGTTAACACAAGGCAATTTCCGCAGTGGAGCGATAACTGATTCGCTCGGAGTTTTTAGGTTAAAAGTCAAACCAGGCAAAGTTAAAATTTCTGTAAAACATCTTTCATTTAAAGAACTTGATGAAATTCTATATGTTTACGCAGATACTTCCATATTCTTGCAGATGACAAACCGTGTGATAAAGTTTGATGAAATTACCATCTCGGCTACGCGGTATCAGAGCAACATCTCCAAGGTTTCAAATTTTGTGGAAATCATAGATAGTGAAACTTTTCAAATAACCTCATACACCTCAATCGCCGATATATTGAAAAGAGCAACATCGGTCTATGTTAGAGATTATGGGGGGACACCATCCACATTGAAAACAATTTCCCTTCGCGGGACTGGTTCTGAGCATACTGTGTTTCTTCTGAATGGGATCAGAATCTCAAGCTATCAAAATGGGGTTCTTGATCTGAGTTTGGTTCCTCTTGATGTTATAGAAAGAATTGAGATCATTCATTCCAATTTATCATCACTTTATGGGGCTGATGCAATTGGTGGAGTTGTTAACATTATCACAAAAACGAAAAGCGATGATGTCGGCGTTAATTTCGGTTTTGATTCCTTCGGCTTGAGAAAATTTAACGCAAGGGTTTCTGGCGGAATTGGGAATTTATCTTATCTTTCTTCATTCTCACGAACTTACGGCTCTGGAAATTTTAGCTATAAGTATAGGTTTGGGAAGGAGTATATAACATTGAGAAGAAAAAATTCGCATTTTAGCAACTCAGACATATATTTTGTTCTCTCAAATCAAAGTTTATCTATCTCAGCATTTTATGTTCGCTCCAATCGTGGAATTCCAGCTCAAGTTACGAAGTTTGATCCAACGAGCACAGCATGGCAATTTGATGAAGATTTAAATGTTTCAATTTCAACTTTGAAAACATTTGCGAACTTGGTTTTAAAAGCAACAGCGATGTTCAAAAGTTCATATCAAAGATATGTTAACAACGATTTGATCATAGCTGGCTCTGGGATTGATAGCTATTTGCGAAATTTGTTTTATTCAGCGGTTTTGAATTCAATTTTTAAATTTGGTTCTGACTTTATTGTGTCCTCCGGTATTGAAACATCTTTTGGAATTGGGGAGGGAAATTCGTTTCAGAAGGCAAGGAGATTAAATCTTGCTGTTTTCTTAACTGGTGAGAAGGAATTCAAAATGCCTGTCTTGCCAACCTTTAGAATTTATCCAATGTTAAGAAACGATTATTTTTCAGATTTTGGAAACAGATTCGTTTATAAATTTGGTGTTAACTTTGAAACATTACGGAAACCTTCTTTAAATGTGAAGTTTAGTTATGGCACAAGCTTCAGGGCTCCAACTTTCAACGATCTTTATTGGCATGGCGCAGGAAATAGGGAATTAAAACCAGAGAAGTCAAAAGGCTATGATGTTGGCTTTATAATGATCGCGAATTTAAAATCAAATATCATTAGGGAGACAAGATTTGAAGTTGCTTTCTTTGATCTTAACATTGACGATAGAATCGTTTGGTTGCCATCTAAAGAAAATCAAAGCATATGGAGACCGATAAACATTGATCGGGTTAGATCAACCGGCTTTCAAATTTCAGGCGAAGTGAACCTGTTTAAATCTTTCCTTGTATCCGGTAATTTTTCCGCAGTCAGAAGCATTCGCGTAAACAAGCGAAGGGACGACGATGCAACTCATAACAAGTTTCTTATTTACATTCCGACATCAAGTGGAAACATTAGAGCTGAATTAAACTTTGATAAAATCTTTTTCGTGCTCTATGGAAATTATGTTGGAATAAGATACACGACAGAGATGAACGATAGATGGTTGCAACCTTACTTCGTCGTTGATTTCACGACTGGGTTGAACCTGCAAACTCGGTTTGTTAACAGCAAACTTAAAATAACTGTGAAAAACATCTTCAACGAGAATTATGAAACGATGGTTGGATATCCAATGCCTTTGAGAAGTTTTATGTTTGAAATTTCTGCACTAATAAACAGCAACAAAAACAAAAAGGATCAAGAAAAATGA
- a CDS encoding YncE family protein → MKKIKIIFALFLTVLLIYSGCKKSEPVTSDVPVLRGVYVLNEGNFGRNNSTLSYYVPDSNIVYEDVFSRVNGRGLGDTGNDIVISGDGSKAYIVVNNSDKIEVIETRTHRSLATILLSQASPYKIALHGNRGYVTNLYRGAVSVIDLTTNRVVVDTIKVGSNPTGIVAFGNKVYVANSGFGNGRTVSVIDPSTNRVIKTINVGDGPDAFAVDQLGRLWVLCYGSYGDWQNPNDDTDGKLFAINVSADVVVDSIVIGGHPSRLLIVGDFAYTIKNGNIVRINLRTKEKNETFIRGNFYSIGFDPLNRHLYCSDAKDFVQKGEVYIYDLNGAFIKKFQAGIIPSSFAFAY, encoded by the coding sequence ATGAAAAAAATCAAAATCATCTTTGCTCTTTTCTTAACAGTTCTACTGATTTACAGCGGCTGTAAGAAAAGCGAGCCAGTTACATCTGATGTTCCTGTCTTGAGAGGCGTCTATGTTTTGAACGAAGGTAACTTTGGAAGAAATAATTCAACATTGAGCTATTATGTTCCTGATTCAAACATTGTTTATGAAGATGTCTTTTCGCGGGTCAATGGAAGGGGGCTCGGCGATACTGGGAATGACATCGTGATTAGCGGTGATGGAAGCAAAGCATACATAGTTGTAAATAACTCTGATAAAATAGAGGTTATTGAGACGAGGACACATAGATCTCTTGCAACGATTTTGCTTTCGCAAGCAAGCCCTTACAAAATTGCATTGCATGGTAACAGGGGATATGTTACAAATTTATACAGAGGTGCGGTGTCTGTAATTGACTTAACAACGAATAGAGTTGTGGTTGATACGATAAAAGTTGGAAGTAATCCAACTGGAATCGTTGCCTTTGGCAACAAAGTTTATGTCGCAAATTCAGGGTTTGGAAATGGAAGAACTGTTTCAGTAATTGATCCATCAACGAACAGAGTTATTAAAACAATAAATGTGGGGGATGGTCCAGATGCTTTTGCTGTTGATCAATTAGGAAGATTGTGGGTTTTGTGTTATGGTTCCTATGGTGATTGGCAAAATCCAAATGATGATACGGATGGGAAATTATTTGCAATTAATGTTAGCGCTGATGTCGTTGTTGATTCAATTGTAATCGGTGGGCATCCATCGCGACTTTTAATCGTTGGTGATTTCGCTTATACAATTAAAAACGGAAACATAGTTAGGATAAACTTGAGAACGAAAGAGAAAAATGAGACCTTTATCCGTGGGAATTTCTATTCAATTGGGTTTGATCCGTTAAATAGACATTTATATTGTTCAGATGCCAAAGATTTCGTTCAAAAGGGAGAGGTTTATATTTATGATTTGAATGGTGCGTTTATTAAAAAGTTTCAGGCAGGAATAATACCGAGTTCATTTGCATTTGCGTATTGA
- a CDS encoding enoyl-CoA hydratase-related protein: MYQNILFEVKDHIAFVTINRPEKLNALNNQTMLELKDVFTKIKNDNDIYVVIITGSGEKAFVAGADIAELNKLDAVSGREFAERGQEVFNLIENLGKPVIAAVNGYALGGGSELAWACHFRIASENAVFGQPEIDLGIIPGYGGTQRLTRLIGKTKAMELVLTGKRFTAKEAYEMGLVNKVVPQSELLKEAEELAKTLASKPQIAVRMGIKAVNMAYETTLSDGLHLEATLFGICCGTEDFKEGTSAFLEKRKPVFKNK; this comes from the coding sequence ATGTATCAAAACATCTTATTTGAAGTAAAAGACCATATCGCATTTGTAACAATTAACAGACCCGAAAAGTTGAACGCTCTTAACAATCAAACCATGCTTGAATTGAAAGATGTGTTCACAAAAATTAAAAACGATAATGATATTTATGTCGTCATAATAACCGGCTCTGGTGAAAAAGCGTTTGTGGCAGGGGCAGATATAGCAGAACTTAATAAACTTGATGCCGTATCTGGGCGCGAATTTGCTGAAAGAGGGCAAGAAGTTTTTAATTTAATTGAAAACTTAGGTAAACCTGTAATCGCTGCAGTTAACGGCTATGCTCTCGGTGGAGGAAGCGAACTAGCTTGGGCTTGCCATTTCAGAATTGCCTCCGAAAACGCTGTCTTTGGTCAGCCAGAAATTGACCTTGGAATCATCCCCGGATATGGTGGAACACAAAGATTAACCCGGCTTATTGGGAAAACAAAAGCAATGGAACTTGTTTTAACAGGTAAAAGGTTCACCGCAAAGGAAGCTTATGAAATGGGGCTTGTCAACAAAGTCGTTCCACAATCAGAACTTTTAAAAGAAGCGGAAGAGCTTGCAAAAACTCTCGCATCAAAACCACAAATCGCAGTCCGCATGGGGATTAAAGCAGTGAACATGGCATATGAAACAACTCTCAGCGATGGACTTCACCTTGAGGCAACTCTATTTGGGATATGCTGTGGAACTGAAGATTTTAAAGAAGGAACTTCCGCTTTCCTTGAAAAGAGAAAACCCGTTTTTAAAAACAAATAA
- a CDS encoding glucose-1-phosphate thymidylyltransferase — MKALIASGGRGTRLRPLTHTQNKHLIPIANKPMLHYAIETISEAGIKEIGIVYNADSDEVPKAIGDGSKWGVKITYIPQEAPLGLAHVVMIAEDFIKSDKFVFYLGDNMFVGGIKKFVEEFEKNEYNCFLTLAKVKDPQRFGVPEIVDGKIIRIEEKPKVPKSNYAVAGIYFYDSSIFEAVKNIKPSWRGELEISDAHTYLIEKGYKIGFAEITGWWKDTGKPEDLLEANRLVLDSLEPRIEEDVELDQHTKIEGKVILQNGAKIKNSIIRGPAIIGKNCVIEGSYIGPYTSIDENTLILNSEVEYSIIMKNCKILNVGIRIESSLLGNDVEIVEATGKPRVHKFMLGDQSRVEIAW; from the coding sequence ATGAAGGCACTTATAGCAAGTGGTGGAAGGGGGACGAGGTTAAGACCACTCACCCATACACAAAATAAACACCTCATTCCGATAGCAAATAAACCAATGCTTCACTATGCCATTGAAACAATTTCAGAAGCTGGAATAAAAGAAATTGGAATTGTCTACAACGCAGATAGCGATGAAGTCCCGAAAGCAATTGGCGACGGAAGCAAATGGGGTGTTAAGATAACATATATACCACAAGAAGCGCCACTCGGACTCGCCCATGTTGTGATGATAGCTGAGGATTTCATCAAATCTGATAAGTTCGTTTTTTATCTCGGTGATAATATGTTTGTCGGAGGCATAAAAAAATTTGTTGAGGAATTTGAAAAAAATGAATATAATTGCTTTTTAACACTTGCGAAGGTAAAAGATCCACAAAGATTTGGCGTACCTGAAATAGTTGATGGCAAAATAATTAGAATTGAAGAAAAGCCCAAAGTTCCAAAGAGCAATTACGCAGTCGCTGGAATTTATTTTTATGATAGTTCAATTTTTGAAGCTGTTAAGAACATAAAACCAAGTTGGCGCGGAGAGCTTGAAATTTCAGATGCACATACTTACTTGATTGAAAAAGGCTATAAGATCGGATTTGCGGAGATCACCGGATGGTGGAAAGATACAGGAAAGCCAGAAGATCTGCTTGAAGCAAATCGCCTCGTGCTTGATTCACTTGAACCAAGGATTGAAGAAGATGTTGAACTTGACCAACACACCAAGATTGAAGGTAAAGTTATACTTCAAAATGGCGCAAAAATAAAAAATAGCATCATACGAGGTCCAGCAATAATAGGAAAAAATTGTGTGATAGAAGGAAGCTACATCGGTCCGTATACATCCATTGATGAAAACACATTGATTCTAAACAGCGAAGTTGAATACAGCATAATTATGAAAAACTGTAAAATTTTGAATGTCGGGATTAGAATTGAAAGCAGTTTGCTTGGAAACGATGTTGAAATAGTTGAAGCAACTGGAAAACCCCGAGTTCACAAATTTATGCTCGGCGATCAATCAAGAGTTGAAATTGCTTGGTAA
- a CDS encoding ABC transporter ATP-binding protein — MIVKVSDICFSYKHKPVLKNISFEVAQGEFVSLIGPNGSGKTTLLKILIRLLLPNKGEVLIFNKNINSYSLKDLARIIGFVPQDNFFAFPYTVLEVVLMGRTPYLNGIGFETNEDIEIALEVMELTNIKNLADKPITSLSFGERQMVLIARALAQQPQIILLDEPNAHLDISHQIETFSLLKTLAMEKNVTVIAVSHDLNLIASYSDRVILLSNGEIYAMGKPDIVLSEDNIKNVYNADVLVDINPATAKPRITLLPDKIGQFIDKLKNQKERKR, encoded by the coding sequence ATGATTGTTAAGGTCAGCGACATATGCTTTAGTTATAAGCATAAGCCCGTTCTTAAAAATATAAGTTTTGAGGTCGCCCAAGGTGAGTTTGTAAGTTTGATCGGTCCAAATGGCTCGGGGAAGACAACACTCCTAAAAATTCTCATTCGCCTTCTTTTGCCAAATAAGGGAGAAGTGCTAATTTTTAACAAGAATATAAATTCGTATTCGCTGAAAGATTTAGCAAGGATAATCGGATTTGTTCCACAAGATAACTTCTTTGCATTTCCCTACACTGTGCTGGAAGTCGTGTTGATGGGGAGAACACCATATCTTAATGGAATTGGTTTTGAAACAAATGAAGATATTGAAATAGCACTTGAGGTAATGGAATTGACAAATATAAAAAATCTCGCCGATAAACCTATAACCTCTTTATCGTTTGGGGAAAGGCAAATGGTTTTGATTGCCCGAGCCCTTGCTCAACAACCACAAATTATATTACTTGACGAACCGAACGCACATCTTGACATTTCTCATCAAATTGAAACATTCTCGCTTCTAAAAACGCTTGCGATGGAAAAAAATGTGACAGTTATCGCAGTTTCGCACGATTTGAACCTTATTGCATCATATAGCGATAGAGTTATACTTTTATCAAATGGAGAAATTTACGCGATGGGGAAACCTGATATCGTTTTAAGTGAAGATAATATAAAAAATGTTTATAATGCAGATGTCCTTGTTGACATAAATCCAGCTACTGCAAAACCGAGAATCACTCTCTTGCCAGATAAAATTGGGCAGTTCATAGATAAATTAAAAAACCAAAAGGAGCGAAAAAGATGA
- a CDS encoding leucine dehydrogenase translates to MNAFELIQKHGHEQVVYCYDDSTGLKAIIAIHNTVLGPGLGGVRMWKYENEEEALLDVLRLSKAMTYKAAVAGLNLGGGKAVIIGDPQTQRNEALFRAFGRFVQSLGGRYITAEDVGTDEKVMEWIFAETKFVTGIPESLGGSGNPAPVTAYGVYVGIKACVKEVYGNETLAGKKIAIQGAGQVGRFLCQHLAKDGAKIYITDIIPEKVKQCVNECNAEFVEPEKIYDVDADIFAPCALGGIVNDETIPRFKFKIIAGGANNQLLDEDKHAKMLMERGILYAPDYVINAGGLINVGREVEGYSKEHAMRKAEGIYDTLMKVFEISKKENIPTHVASARLAEERIMSALRIKKISLDTTKASLEKRYHR, encoded by the coding sequence ATGAACGCTTTTGAACTTATCCAGAAGCACGGGCATGAACAAGTTGTATATTGTTATGATGATTCAACTGGCTTAAAAGCAATAATTGCAATTCATAATACTGTTCTCGGACCTGGTCTTGGTGGAGTTAGGATGTGGAAATATGAAAACGAAGAAGAGGCACTTCTTGATGTCCTTCGCCTTTCAAAAGCAATGACATATAAAGCAGCAGTTGCGGGTCTTAATCTCGGTGGCGGGAAGGCAGTTATAATAGGTGATCCGCAAACACAAAGAAATGAAGCGCTTTTCAGAGCATTCGGAAGATTTGTGCAAAGCTTGGGTGGTAGATATATAACCGCTGAAGATGTCGGAACCGACGAAAAAGTTATGGAATGGATTTTCGCTGAAACAAAATTTGTCACGGGTATTCCTGAATCGCTTGGAGGAAGCGGGAATCCAGCACCAGTTACAGCTTATGGAGTTTATGTTGGAATAAAAGCTTGTGTTAAAGAGGTTTATGGAAACGAAACGCTCGCTGGAAAGAAAATCGCAATACAAGGAGCTGGACAAGTTGGAAGATTTTTATGTCAGCATCTTGCAAAAGACGGAGCAAAGATTTACATAACTGACATAATTCCCGAAAAAGTTAAACAATGTGTTAATGAGTGCAACGCTGAGTTTGTTGAGCCGGAAAAGATTTATGATGTTGATGCCGATATTTTTGCCCCTTGCGCACTCGGTGGAATAGTAAACGATGAAACGATACCTCGTTTTAAATTTAAAATCATCGCGGGAGGAGCAAACAATCAATTGCTTGATGAAGATAAACACGCAAAAATGCTCATGGAGCGAGGAATTCTCTACGCACCTGACTATGTAATAAACGCAGGAGGATTGATAAATGTCGGAAGAGAAGTTGAAGGTTATAGCAAGGAACACGCAATGAGGAAAGCGGAAGGAATTTATGACACCTTGATGAAGGTTTTTGAAATCTCAAAGAAGGAAAATATCCCAACACATGTGGCTTCAGCAAGGCTTGCTGAGGAAAGAATCATGAGCGCTTTAAGAATCAAAAAAATTTCGCTTGATACCACGAAAGCATCACTTGAAAAACGATATCACAGGTAA
- the nusB gene encoding transcription antitermination factor NusB: protein MSFKRRLIRERVLQMLYAYEISGNSPEFILSDLFSDFQSDKESYEFGKSLFLSVIENIDEIDRIIASKIKNWEIERLALIDKIALRIGVCELKYFPEIPPKVSINEAIELAKKFSTERSGKFVNGVLDAIYNELRETGQLNKYGRGLIDKSLRKERD from the coding sequence GTGTCCTTCAAGCGCAGACTAATTCGCGAAAGAGTTTTGCAAATGCTTTATGCTTATGAGATTTCTGGAAATTCTCCCGAATTCATACTTTCTGATCTATTTTCTGATTTTCAATCTGATAAGGAAAGCTACGAGTTCGGTAAGAGCTTGTTCTTAAGCGTCATAGAGAATATTGATGAGATTGATAGAATAATCGCAAGCAAGATAAAAAATTGGGAAATTGAACGGCTCGCTTTAATTGACAAGATAGCTCTGCGTATAGGTGTTTGTGAATTGAAATATTTTCCTGAAATTCCACCGAAAGTATCCATAAACGAAGCAATTGAGCTTGCGAAGAAATTTAGCACGGAAAGAAGCGGAAAATTCGTCAACGGCGTCCTTGATGCAATTTACAACGAACTTAGAGAAACAGGGCAACTTAATAAATACGGAAGGGGACTGATTGACAAGAGTTTGAGAAAAGAAAGGGATTGA
- a CDS encoding MFS transporter — translation MGKRFKIFIWTLFDFANTSFSVLILTTAYSVYFREIVTGNSEIGDFLWGLAFSISMLIVAFISPFLGAIADYSSNKKFFLFVFTYLCIISTGLMFFVERGDVLLGMILLIFANIGFEAGLVFYDAFLPEITSERSYGRVSGYGFAMGYIGSFISLLIAFPFLKGEFTPENLINVRLSFVITSLFFLLFSLPFFIVIKERKASSPGKISYFKIGIERVKATFQNAARYKNIGRFLLSYFIYADGINTVIIFASIFARLTLNFSLVEILTFFLSVQSTAVLGSVIFGIIADSIGQKKTLSITLLMWIATAVGAYFCNDKTSFYIIGFIAGAAMGSSQSTSRSLMSKIIPPEKKTEFFGFYSFFGKSSAILGPLVFGFVSSITGSQRIAVISVALFFIVGLILLQRVKEEKFSG, via the coding sequence GTGGGAAAAAGGTTCAAAATTTTCATCTGGACTCTTTTTGACTTCGCAAATACATCCTTTTCTGTTTTAATTTTAACGACTGCGTATTCGGTTTATTTTCGGGAGATTGTAACCGGAAATTCCGAGATTGGGGATTTTCTCTGGGGACTTGCTTTCAGCATTTCAATGCTAATTGTGGCTTTCATATCTCCGTTTCTCGGGGCAATTGCAGATTATAGTTCAAATAAAAAATTTTTTCTATTTGTTTTCACATATCTTTGCATTATTTCAACAGGTTTAATGTTTTTCGTTGAGCGCGGTGATGTTCTTTTGGGGATGATTTTATTGATATTCGCTAATATCGGGTTTGAAGCGGGGCTTGTTTTTTATGACGCATTTCTCCCAGAGATAACCAGTGAGAGAAGCTACGGAAGGGTTTCTGGATATGGTTTTGCGATGGGATATATTGGTTCGTTCATATCTTTGCTTATCGCTTTCCCGTTTCTAAAAGGAGAATTCACACCTGAAAACTTGATCAATGTAAGATTAAGTTTCGTTATAACATCGCTTTTTTTCTTGCTTTTTTCACTTCCATTTTTCATAGTGATAAAGGAAAGGAAAGCGAGCTCGCCTGGAAAAATATCTTACTTTAAAATTGGAATTGAGCGAGTTAAAGCGACATTTCAGAACGCAGCGAGATATAAAAACATTGGGCGATTTTTGCTTTCGTATTTTATCTATGCTGATGGAATAAATACTGTGATAATATTTGCTTCAATTTTCGCACGACTTACCCTTAATTTTTCACTTGTGGAGATATTAACATTTTTTCTTTCCGTTCAATCAACCGCTGTACTTGGATCTGTGATATTCGGTATAATTGCAGATAGCATCGGGCAGAAAAAGACACTAAGTATAACTCTTTTAATGTGGATCGCAACTGCAGTAGGAGCGTATTTTTGCAACGATAAGACAAGTTTTTATATAATCGGATTTATAGCTGGAGCTGCCATGGGTTCTTCGCAATCAACGAGCAGAAGCTTGATGTCAAAAATAATTCCACCTGAAAAGAAAACCGAGTTTTTCGGATTTTATTCATTTTTTGGAAAATCCTCCGCAATACTTGGTCCACTTGTCTTTGGGTTCGTTTCATCAATTACGGGAAGCCAAAGAATAGCAGTTATATCAGTTGCTCTTTTCTTCATCGTTGGTTTAATCCTTCTACAAAGAGTAAAGGAAGAAAAATTCAGCGGTTAA
- the purM gene encoding phosphoribosylformylglycinamidine cyclo-ligase — translation MKTYKSVGVDIDSAESLVEKIKPLVRKTFNQRVLTDIGLFGAFYDAKFEEYKHPVLVSSTDGVGTKLKIAFLTNKHDTVGQDLVNHCVNDILVCGAKPLFFLDYFATGKLNIQVAEQVIYGLAKACEENNCALIGGETAEMPNFYSEGEYDLAGTIVGIVEKEKIIKGDKVKNGDILVALPSTGLHTNGYSLARAVLLEKFKLDEFIPELNSTLAEELLKIHRSYLKPISKLLEKFEIHAMSHITGGGIIGNTKRVVPKELTIKIDWNSWERPPIFNLIQKLGDVPEEDMRRTFNLGVGLILIVDKNDADKIVNELRSIGENPFIIGEISTLSSS, via the coding sequence ATGAAAACTTACAAAAGCGTTGGAGTAGATATTGACTCTGCTGAATCTTTAGTGGAAAAAATAAAACCATTAGTTAGAAAAACTTTCAATCAAAGAGTTTTGACCGATATTGGTTTGTTCGGCGCTTTTTATGATGCAAAGTTTGAAGAATATAAACATCCAGTTCTCGTTTCAAGCACCGATGGAGTTGGCACGAAACTTAAAATTGCTTTTCTTACAAACAAACATGACACTGTTGGACAAGACCTTGTAAATCACTGCGTGAACGATATCCTTGTATGCGGTGCGAAACCTCTTTTCTTTCTTGACTATTTCGCGACTGGAAAATTAAACATTCAAGTAGCCGAACAAGTAATTTATGGGCTCGCAAAGGCTTGCGAAGAAAACAACTGTGCTTTAATCGGCGGGGAAACTGCAGAAATGCCTAATTTCTATTCCGAAGGCGAATACGACCTTGCTGGAACAATCGTCGGTATCGTTGAAAAAGAAAAAATAATCAAAGGAGACAAAGTTAAAAACGGAGATATTCTTGTCGCACTTCCATCTACAGGACTTCACACAAATGGATACTCACTTGCAAGGGCTGTCTTGCTTGAAAAATTCAAATTAGATGAATTCATTCCTGAACTTAACAGTACCCTTGCGGAAGAACTTCTTAAAATTCACCGTTCATATCTTAAGCCCATTTCAAAACTTCTTGAAAAATTTGAAATCCACGCAATGTCGCATATAACAGGTGGCGGTATCATCGGAAACACGAAAAGAGTTGTCCCGAAAGAATTAACTATCAAAATTGATTGGAATTCTTGGGAAAGACCGCCAATTTTTAATCTCATCCAAAAACTTGGAGATGTCCCAGAGGAAGATATGCGCCGGACATTTAATCTCGGTGTAGGTTTGATTCTAATCGTTGATAAAAACGATGCAGATAAAATTGTAAATGAGCTAAGATCAATTGGAGAGAACCCGTTCATAATTGGCGAAATAAGCACACTTTCTTCGTCATAA